Proteins from a genomic interval of Tenacibaculum sp. SZ-18:
- the thrS gene encoding threonine--tRNA ligase, with the protein MIKITLPDGSIREYEKNSTPIDVAKSISQGLARNVISARFNETTVETTTPLTTDGNLTLFTFDQPEGKKAFWHSSAHVLAQAVLDFYPNAKLTIGPAIDNGFYYDVDFGEETISEKDFAKIEKQFLERAREKAEFKMRSVTKNEALSYYKEKNNTYKVELIEGLEDGDITFCDHSNFTDLCRGGHIPNTGLIKAVKIMNVAGAYWRGDEKNNQLTRIYGISFPKQKMLTEYLELLEEAKKRDHRKLGRELELFTFSQTVGQGLPLWLPKGAALRSRLEDFLKVAQKKAGYEMVMTPHIGQKELYVTSGHYAKYGEDSFQPITTPKEDEEFLLKPMNCPHHCEIYNFKPYSYKDLPKRFAEFGTVYRYEQSGELHGLTRVRGFTQDDAHIFCTPEQLDSEFKNVIDLVLYVFTSLGFENFTAQVSVRDPETPEKYIGETKNWEKAEQAIINAAKDKGLDFVIEPGEAAFYGPKLDFMVKDALGRSWQLGTIQVDYNLPERFDLTYKGSDNQLHRPIMIHRAPFGSMERFIAILLEHTGGNFPLWLTPEQVIVLPISEKYEKYTEKVLHLLENSEIRALVDNRNEKTGRKIRDAEVSKIPFMIILGEKEEQDGTVSVRKHGEGNLGTFSIEEFILLVHREVKKTLVTFKANN; encoded by the coding sequence ATGATTAAAATCACACTACCCGACGGAAGTATTAGAGAGTACGAGAAGAATTCTACTCCTATTGATGTAGCTAAAAGTATTAGCCAAGGTTTAGCAAGAAATGTAATTTCTGCAAGATTTAATGAAACAACTGTAGAAACCACTACCCCATTAACAACCGATGGAAACTTAACCTTATTTACTTTTGATCAGCCGGAAGGTAAAAAAGCATTTTGGCATTCATCTGCCCACGTATTAGCTCAGGCGGTATTGGATTTCTACCCAAACGCAAAACTTACTATTGGCCCTGCAATAGATAATGGATTCTATTATGACGTAGATTTTGGAGAGGAAACCATATCTGAAAAAGATTTTGCTAAAATTGAAAAACAATTCCTAGAAAGAGCACGTGAGAAAGCAGAGTTTAAAATGCGCTCCGTTACCAAAAACGAAGCACTATCATATTACAAAGAGAAAAACAATACATATAAGGTAGAGCTCATAGAAGGATTAGAGGACGGAGATATTACTTTTTGCGACCACAGTAACTTTACAGACTTATGCCGTGGAGGACATATTCCGAATACAGGACTAATAAAGGCAGTAAAAATCATGAATGTTGCAGGGGCATACTGGCGTGGAGACGAAAAAAACAATCAGCTTACTCGTATTTATGGCATCTCGTTCCCAAAACAAAAAATGCTTACTGAGTATCTAGAACTTTTAGAAGAAGCAAAAAAGAGAGATCATAGAAAACTAGGAAGAGAACTTGAGTTATTCACTTTTTCACAAACTGTAGGACAAGGCCTGCCTTTATGGTTACCAAAAGGAGCTGCATTAAGAAGTAGATTAGAAGATTTCCTTAAAGTAGCACAAAAGAAAGCAGGATATGAAATGGTAATGACACCTCATATTGGACAAAAAGAACTTTATGTTACCTCAGGACATTATGCCAAATACGGAGAAGATAGCTTTCAACCCATTACAACACCAAAAGAAGATGAAGAGTTTTTATTGAAACCTATGAACTGCCCTCATCACTGTGAGATTTATAACTTCAAACCCTACTCATATAAAGACTTACCCAAACGATTTGCAGAATTCGGAACCGTATACAGATATGAACAGAGTGGTGAGTTACATGGACTAACAAGAGTTAGAGGTTTTACTCAAGATGATGCACATATCTTTTGTACTCCTGAACAATTAGATTCAGAGTTCAAAAATGTTATTGATCTCGTACTATATGTATTCACATCCCTTGGATTTGAAAATTTCACTGCTCAAGTTTCTGTAAGAGATCCTGAGACACCAGAAAAATATATTGGTGAAACTAAAAATTGGGAAAAGGCAGAACAAGCAATTATAAATGCTGCAAAAGACAAAGGTTTAGACTTTGTTATTGAACCTGGAGAAGCAGCTTTTTATGGACCTAAGTTAGACTTTATGGTTAAAGATGCTTTGGGGAGAAGTTGGCAATTAGGCACAATACAGGTTGATTATAATTTACCTGAAAGATTCGATCTTACTTATAAAGGTAGTGACAACCAACTTCACAGACCTATAATGATTCACCGTGCTCCATTCGGTTCAATGGAACGATTTATTGCGATTTTATTAGAGCATACCGGAGGTAATTTTCCGTTATGGCTTACACCAGAACAAGTTATTGTACTGCCAATCAGTGAGAAATACGAAAAATATACCGAAAAAGTTTTACATTTGTTAGAAAATTCCGAAATTCGCGCCCTCGTGGATAACCGTAATGAAAAAACTGGTCGTAAAATCAGAGATGCTGAAGTTAGCAAAATCCCGTTTATGATAATTCTCGGTGAGAAAGAAGAGCAAGATGGAACGGTATCAGTAAGAAAGCATGGTGAAGGTAATCTTGGGACTTTTTCTATTGAGGAATTCATTCTGTTAGTTCATAGAGAAGTTAAAAAAACGTTAGTTACGTTTAAAGCAAATAATTAA